A section of the Streptomyces sp. CG1 genome encodes:
- a CDS encoding amino acid ABC transporter ATP-binding protein, with protein sequence MTNVAAAKEDGAASDELVVLKSVNKHFGALHVLQDIDLTIARGEVVVVIGPSGSGKSTLCRTINRLETIDSGTITIDGKPLPQEGKELARLRADVGMVFQSFNLFAHKTVLQNVMLGQLKVRKAEKKQAEEKARSLLDRVGVGTQADKYPAQLSGGQQQRVAIARALAMGPKVMLFDEPTSALDPEMINEVLEVMQQLAREGMTMVVVTHEMGFARSAANRVVFMADGRIVEQAAPDQFFSAPRSDRAKDFLSKILHH encoded by the coding sequence ATGACCAATGTAGCGGCGGCCAAGGAAGACGGGGCCGCGTCCGACGAACTGGTCGTCCTGAAGAGCGTCAACAAGCACTTCGGCGCGTTGCACGTTCTCCAGGACATCGACCTGACGATCGCCCGCGGCGAGGTCGTCGTGGTCATCGGGCCCTCCGGGTCCGGAAAGTCGACCCTGTGCCGCACCATCAACCGCCTGGAGACGATCGACTCGGGCACCATCACGATCGACGGAAAGCCGCTGCCCCAGGAGGGCAAGGAGCTGGCCCGGCTGCGGGCGGACGTCGGGATGGTCTTCCAGTCCTTCAACCTGTTCGCGCACAAGACCGTGCTTCAGAACGTGATGCTGGGGCAGCTCAAGGTCCGCAAGGCGGAGAAGAAGCAGGCCGAGGAGAAGGCCCGGTCCCTGCTCGACCGGGTCGGCGTGGGCACCCAGGCCGACAAGTACCCCGCCCAGCTCTCCGGCGGCCAGCAGCAACGCGTCGCCATCGCACGGGCACTGGCGATGGGCCCGAAGGTCATGCTCTTCGACGAGCCGACCTCCGCCCTCGACCCCGAGATGATCAACGAGGTCCTCGAGGTCATGCAGCAGCTCGCCCGCGAGGGCATGACGATGGTCGTCGTCACCCATGAGATGGGTTTCGCACGATCGGCCGCCAACCGGGTCGTCTTCATGGCCGACGGCCGAATCGTCGAACAGGCCGCGCCCGACCAGTTCTTCAGCGCCCCGCGCAGCGACCGGGCCAAGGACTTCCTGTCCAAGATCCTGCACCACTGA
- a CDS encoding response regulator transcription factor → MRLLLVEDDNHVAAALSAVLARHGFEVTHARSGEEALQALVPEGAGFGVVLLDLGLPDQDGYEVCGKIRKRTGTPVIMVTARSDVRSRIHGLNLGADDYVVKPYDTGELLARIHAVSRRSVHEEAGPGGDSSLLLGPVRIELPTRQVTVDGSIIQLTRKEFDLLALLAQRPGVVFRREQIISEVWRTSWEGTGRTLEVHVASLRAKLRMPALIETVRGVGYRLVAPAL, encoded by the coding sequence ATGAGACTGCTGCTCGTCGAGGACGACAACCACGTCGCCGCGGCCCTGTCCGCCGTACTCGCCCGGCACGGATTCGAGGTCACACACGCGCGCAGCGGCGAGGAGGCCCTCCAGGCCCTCGTCCCCGAGGGTGCCGGATTCGGCGTCGTCCTGCTGGACCTCGGCCTGCCCGACCAGGACGGATACGAGGTCTGCGGCAAGATCCGCAAACGCACCGGTACCCCAGTCATCATGGTCACCGCCCGCTCCGACGTCCGCTCGCGCATCCACGGGCTCAACCTCGGCGCCGACGACTACGTGGTGAAGCCGTACGACACCGGCGAACTGCTGGCCCGTATACACGCCGTCAGCCGGCGCAGCGTGCACGAGGAGGCGGGGCCCGGCGGCGACAGCTCCCTGCTGCTCGGCCCCGTGCGCATCGAACTGCCCACCCGGCAGGTCACCGTGGACGGTTCGATAATCCAACTGACACGCAAGGAGTTCGACCTGCTCGCCCTGCTCGCGCAGCGCCCCGGTGTGGTCTTCCGGCGGGAACAGATCATCAGCGAGGTCTGGCGTACCAGCTGGGAGGGGACCGGCCGCACCCTGGAGGTGCATGTCGCCTCCCTGCGCGCCAAACTGCGCATGCCCGCGCTGATCGAGACCGTACGCGGCGTCGGCTACCGGCTCGTCGCCCCGGCGCTCTAG
- a CDS encoding ATP-binding protein, whose amino-acid sequence MRARLLPLLIVLMAAVLLALGIPLAVSLAAAQQQKVVVDRIDDTARFAALAQFVTDGPSGSRRTSTDERLEALRSELDSYYGVYGIRAGVFYRNDSAMANAPGDWVVPQTGEVRDAFEEALLSRRSHDPKQVWPWQRSRLIVASPVIRDGDVVAVVVTDSPTGQMRSRTLRGWLLIGAGEIAAMLLAVGAALRLTGWVLRPVRVLDATTHDIATGRLKSRVAAAGGPPELRRLARSFNEMADNVEDVLEQQRAFVADASHQLRNPLSALLLRIELLALELPEDNEEIASVRTEGKRLAQVLDDLLDLALAEHAEADLRLTDIGALAGERVAAWSAAAEAKGVRLTGDCPPTTAWADPIALSSALDALIDNAVKFTPEGGTVAVSVAVDGDTSSVVVTDTGPGLTDEELARVGDRFWRSGRHQNIKGSGLGLSIVRALLTAGGGSIAYAHHEPRGLRATVTVPRQGER is encoded by the coding sequence GTGCGCGCACGTCTGCTGCCGCTGCTCATCGTCCTGATGGCGGCCGTCCTCCTCGCCCTCGGGATCCCGCTCGCCGTCAGCCTGGCCGCCGCCCAGCAGCAGAAGGTCGTCGTCGACCGCATCGACGACACGGCCCGCTTCGCGGCCCTCGCCCAGTTCGTCACCGACGGGCCCAGCGGGTCCCGCCGCACCAGCACCGACGAGCGCCTGGAGGCCCTGCGCAGCGAACTGGACAGCTACTACGGCGTCTACGGCATCCGCGCGGGCGTCTTCTACCGCAACGACTCCGCGATGGCCAACGCACCCGGCGACTGGGTCGTACCGCAGACGGGGGAGGTACGGGACGCCTTCGAGGAGGCGCTGCTCAGCCGGCGCAGCCACGACCCGAAACAGGTGTGGCCCTGGCAGCGCAGCCGGCTGATCGTGGCCTCGCCGGTGATCCGGGACGGCGACGTGGTGGCGGTCGTGGTCACCGACTCGCCCACCGGGCAGATGCGTTCACGGACGCTGCGCGGCTGGCTGCTGATCGGGGCCGGGGAGATCGCCGCGATGCTGCTGGCCGTCGGCGCGGCGCTGCGGCTGACCGGCTGGGTGCTCAGGCCCGTGCGGGTCCTGGACGCCACCACGCACGACATCGCCACCGGGCGCCTGAAGTCCCGGGTCGCGGCCGCCGGCGGGCCGCCGGAACTCAGACGGCTGGCCCGGTCGTTCAACGAGATGGCGGACAACGTCGAGGACGTGCTGGAGCAGCAGCGTGCCTTCGTCGCGGACGCCTCGCACCAGCTGCGCAACCCGCTCTCGGCGCTGCTGCTGCGCATCGAACTGCTCGCCCTCGAACTCCCGGAGGACAATGAGGAGATCGCCTCGGTCCGCACCGAGGGCAAGCGCCTCGCGCAGGTTCTGGACGACCTGCTCGACCTGGCGCTGGCCGAGCACGCCGAGGCGGACCTGAGACTGACCGACATCGGCGCGCTCGCCGGGGAGCGGGTCGCCGCCTGGTCTGCGGCCGCCGAGGCCAAGGGCGTCCGGCTGACCGGGGACTGTCCGCCCACGACCGCCTGGGCGGACCCGATCGCCCTGTCCAGCGCCCTGGACGCGCTGATCGACAACGCCGTGAAGTTCACCCCCGAGGGTGGCACGGTGGCGGTCAGCGTGGCCGTTGACGGCGACACCTCCAGCGTCGTCGTCACCGACACCGGACCCGGCCTCACCGACGAGGAACTCGCCCGCGTGGGCGACCGCTTCTGGCGCAGCGGCCGGCACCAGAACATCAAGGGCTCGGGCCTCGGCCTGTCCATCGTCCGTGCGCTGCTCACCGCGGGCGGCGGCTCGATCGCCTACGCCCACCATGAGCCGCGGGGGCTGCGGGCGACGGTGACGGTGCCTCGGCAGGGGGAGCGCTGA
- a CDS encoding TAXI family TRAP transporter solute-binding subunit, which translates to MSKVFPRIGRRRALPAAGAVVLGLLLWWLLPLGEKPPSGTIVFSTGAPRGVYQEYGERLRAEFAKDMPDLKVKLLNSAGSQENVQRVATGKADFTIAAADAVEAYELAHGSGAGRLRGVARLYDDYVQLVVRSDSDIRSIADLRHKRVATGLPDSGVRLIAGRVLKAAGIDPRKDITAVADGIGTGPDRLAQHKIDAFFWSGGLPTRGLLALAKKSAFKFVPIEGDLITKLHNEGQEARYYRATNIPESAYPAVQQGNVVPTIAVSNVLMTRTDVDPRLTEWVTRTVIKSRDGIGAHVHSAQLVDLRTAIYTDPLPLQEGARRYYRSMKP; encoded by the coding sequence ATGTCCAAGGTGTTCCCCCGGATCGGCAGACGCCGGGCGCTGCCGGCCGCCGGTGCCGTGGTGCTCGGCCTGCTGCTGTGGTGGCTGCTGCCGCTGGGCGAGAAGCCGCCGAGCGGCACGATCGTCTTCAGCACAGGCGCTCCCCGAGGGGTGTACCAGGAGTACGGCGAGCGGCTGCGCGCCGAGTTCGCCAAGGACATGCCCGATTTGAAGGTGAAACTCCTCAACAGTGCCGGTTCGCAGGAGAACGTGCAGCGGGTGGCGACCGGCAAGGCCGACTTCACCATCGCGGCGGCCGACGCGGTGGAGGCGTACGAACTGGCGCACGGCAGCGGCGCCGGGCGGCTGCGCGGGGTGGCCCGGCTCTACGACGACTATGTGCAGCTCGTCGTGCGCAGCGACTCGGACATCCGGAGCATCGCGGACCTGCGGCACAAGCGGGTGGCGACCGGGCTCCCCGACTCCGGGGTGCGGCTGATCGCCGGCCGGGTGCTCAAGGCCGCCGGTATCGACCCGCGCAAGGACATCACCGCGGTCGCGGACGGCATCGGCACCGGGCCCGACCGGCTGGCGCAGCACAAGATCGACGCCTTCTTCTGGTCGGGCGGTCTGCCCACCAGGGGACTGCTCGCGCTGGCGAAGAAGTCCGCCTTCAAGTTCGTGCCCATCGAGGGCGACCTCATCACCAAGCTGCACAACGAGGGCCAGGAGGCGCGCTACTACCGGGCCACGAACATCCCCGAGTCGGCCTACCCGGCCGTACAGCAGGGCAACGTGGTCCCTACGATCGCTGTGTCCAACGTCCTGATGACCCGTACGGACGTGGACCCCCGGCTGACCGAATGGGTGACCCGCACGGTCATCAAGAGCCGCGACGGCATCGGCGCCCACGTCCACTCCGCCCAACTGGTCGACCTGCGCACCGCCATCTACACCGACCCGCTCCCCCTCCAGGAGGGCGCCCGCCGCTACTACCGCTCGATGAAGCCGTAG
- a CDS encoding MazG nucleotide pyrophosphohydrolase domain-containing protein has protein sequence MSTSPAHLVRDFHRAFGLAARSTPTEVDPELAAHRGELLAEEAAEVAEVAVDGPLDKLAHELADVVYVAYGTALVHGIDLDQVIAEIHRANMSKLGPDGQVARRADGKVLKGEHYRAPDVSSVLRGQGWIPAAATQHAASEPSA, from the coding sequence ATGAGCACTTCACCCGCCCACCTCGTCCGAGACTTCCACCGCGCCTTCGGCCTCGCCGCCCGCAGTACGCCGACGGAGGTGGACCCCGAACTGGCCGCGCACCGTGGGGAACTGCTCGCTGAGGAGGCCGCGGAGGTCGCCGAGGTCGCGGTCGACGGCCCGCTCGACAAGCTCGCGCACGAACTGGCGGACGTGGTCTACGTGGCGTACGGCACCGCGCTGGTCCACGGCATCGACCTCGACCAGGTGATCGCCGAGATCCACCGGGCCAACATGAGCAAGCTCGGCCCGGACGGGCAGGTCGCCCGCCGGGCCGACGGCAAGGTTCTCAAGGGGGAGCACTACCGCGCACCGGACGTGTCGTCCGTGCTGCGTGGCCAGGGCTGGATACCGGCCGCGGCGACGCAGCACGCTGCTTCGGAGCCGAGTGCCTAG
- a CDS encoding MarR family winged helix-turn-helix transcriptional regulator encodes MSDTLDAALRLVRAQAALVRRFDSRLSGLHGVSLADFTLLLRLSEAPGGRMRRVDLAEALGLTASGVTRGLAPLERIGLVTREADARDARVAYASLTATGRQRLEEMRATAEETAADVFAAPAWNAEDTGRLSTLLTRLGGTGLAGR; translated from the coding sequence ATGAGTGACACCCTGGACGCGGCACTGCGGCTGGTACGGGCCCAGGCCGCGCTCGTACGACGCTTCGACTCCCGGCTGAGCGGCCTGCACGGCGTCAGCCTCGCCGACTTCACCCTGCTGCTCCGGCTGAGCGAGGCGCCCGGCGGCCGGATGCGCCGGGTGGACCTCGCCGAGGCACTGGGCCTGACGGCCTCCGGGGTCACCCGCGGGCTGGCTCCACTGGAGCGGATCGGGCTGGTGACCCGAGAAGCCGATGCCCGGGACGCGCGCGTGGCCTACGCATCCCTGACCGCGACGGGCAGACAGCGACTCGAGGAGATGCGCGCCACAGCCGAGGAGACCGCCGCCGACGTGTTCGCCGCACCGGCGTGGAACGCCGAGGACACCGGGCGGCTGTCGACTCTGCTGACCCGCCTCGGCGGCACCGGCCTGGCCGGTCGCTGA
- a CDS encoding DUF6204 family protein → MSTRTFRITVRGAFDNLTDAQRAALLAEAAEHDVLRSAFTPEGTLTYDIAARPAFVFRFSDTGEEEEDILEATERAEAAAQAWLTEHGYGFKNLRSTAEDLSQAPMGKRQRRAARSTGS, encoded by the coding sequence ATGAGTACTCGCACATTCCGGATCACCGTCCGCGGCGCCTTCGACAACCTCACCGACGCCCAGCGGGCCGCGCTGCTGGCCGAGGCCGCCGAACACGACGTGCTGCGCTCCGCGTTCACGCCCGAGGGCACCCTCACCTACGACATCGCCGCCCGGCCGGCCTTCGTCTTCCGTTTCTCCGACACCGGTGAGGAAGAGGAGGACATCCTGGAAGCGACCGAGCGGGCCGAGGCGGCGGCACAGGCCTGGCTCACCGAGCACGGCTACGGCTTCAAGAACCTCCGCTCCACCGCCGAGGACCTCTCCCAGGCGCCGATGGGCAAGCGGCAGCGACGCGCGGCACGCTCCACCGGCTCATGA
- a CDS encoding PP2C family serine/threonine-protein phosphatase, translated as MRYVTVSALSHPGLLRERNEDSLVVGPWTLCATVTESPQTLVFPLGTPLAVAVADGLGGHPGGEVASALVARRIASLGPALSSEDAVRDALSACNRAVYEAAGGDAGGELAAMGTTIAGVVVQVGSLLVFNVGDSRVFSASPDGLHQVSVDDSPPLEPGRRTTSIVTQCLGGSRSYRAVRPHVTAESLSPGDRYLICTDGLTDPVPQDELDELMRENDDGRAAFELWKAAIAAGGPDNITLAVVRVAEA; from the coding sequence ATGCGGTACGTGACGGTGAGTGCGCTGAGTCATCCCGGGCTGCTCCGTGAGCGGAACGAGGACAGCCTCGTGGTCGGGCCGTGGACGCTGTGCGCCACGGTGACGGAGAGTCCGCAGACCCTGGTCTTCCCGCTCGGCACGCCCCTGGCCGTGGCCGTCGCCGACGGGCTCGGCGGGCATCCCGGCGGCGAGGTGGCCAGCGCCCTGGTGGCCCGCCGGATCGCGTCCCTCGGACCGGCCCTCAGCAGCGAGGACGCCGTCCGCGACGCCTTGAGCGCCTGCAACCGAGCCGTGTACGAAGCCGCCGGAGGTGACGCGGGAGGTGAGCTCGCGGCCATGGGGACGACGATCGCCGGCGTCGTCGTACAGGTCGGCTCCCTGCTGGTGTTCAACGTGGGCGACAGCCGGGTCTTCTCGGCCTCACCCGACGGGCTGCACCAAGTGAGCGTCGACGACAGCCCGCCACTCGAACCCGGGCGGCGCACCACGTCCATCGTCACCCAGTGCCTGGGCGGCAGCCGCTCGTACCGCGCCGTCCGCCCCCATGTGACAGCCGAGTCCCTGTCTCCCGGCGACCGCTACCTCATCTGCACCGACGGTCTGACCGACCCCGTGCCGCAGGATGAACTCGACGAGCTGATGCGGGAGAACGACGACGGCCGGGCGGCCTTCGAGCTGTGGAAGGCCGCGATCGCGGCGGGCGGCCCCGACAACATCACGCTGGCCGTCGTACGCGTCGCGGAGGCATAG
- a CDS encoding protein-L-isoaspartate O-methyltransferase, producing MNVVPGEPDDLVRALMAAGVRDRRLLAAVRTTPRAGFVPAGQAAAVYRDVPVAIGQGQVTTQPSLSAMMIESLGLSGSEHVLEVGTGLGFQTALLARLAADVVSIEIRPDIARQAQVNLARQGVRNVELRVGDGSGGVPDRAPYDAVLVSAAFPKVPSPLVAQVRPGGRLVQPIGAGGHEQVVCFERAASGLVRLRLVTSACFVRLEGRYGFPPDQFPPHRFPPDEAE from the coding sequence ATGAACGTCGTACCCGGTGAACCGGATGATCTCGTGCGGGCACTCATGGCCGCCGGGGTCAGGGACCGACGGCTGCTCGCGGCCGTGCGGACGACGCCCAGGGCCGGGTTCGTCCCGGCAGGTCAGGCGGCTGCCGTGTACCGGGACGTCCCCGTCGCGATCGGACAGGGGCAGGTCACCACGCAGCCTTCGCTGTCCGCGATGATGATCGAGAGCCTGGGGCTGAGTGGATCCGAGCACGTCCTGGAGGTCGGGACGGGCCTGGGTTTCCAGACCGCGCTGCTCGCCCGGCTGGCCGCGGACGTGGTCAGCATCGAGATACGGCCGGACATAGCCCGCCAGGCACAGGTGAACCTCGCACGTCAGGGCGTGCGGAACGTGGAGCTGCGAGTCGGCGACGGCAGCGGCGGCGTGCCGGACCGTGCTCCGTACGACGCCGTTCTCGTGTCGGCCGCCTTCCCGAAAGTGCCCTCACCGCTGGTCGCCCAGGTCAGGCCGGGCGGCCGCCTGGTGCAGCCGATCGGGGCGGGCGGGCACGAGCAGGTGGTGTGCTTCGAGCGAGCCGCCTCGGGGCTGGTGCGGCTGCGGTTGGTGACCTCGGCCTGCTTCGTCCGGCTGGAGGGGCGATATGGCTTTCCGCCGGACCAGTTCCCGCCGCACCGGTTCCCGCCGGACGAGGCGGAGTGA
- a CDS encoding SRPBCC family protein: protein MSTLELHVDVGVPVDKAWETLHRVENYPRFVEGVRGARTETGGRAHLDVETGGRAREVEAEVSDRGERVMEWLTTSAPELTGSFSVQPIDQNHTRIQARLEYDPSTVRDSFGGPKGFAQTNAIERLVRSDLEHFKEYLERG, encoded by the coding sequence ATGAGCACCCTCGAGCTACACGTCGACGTCGGGGTTCCGGTCGACAAGGCCTGGGAGACGCTGCACCGAGTGGAGAACTATCCGCGCTTCGTGGAGGGAGTGCGGGGCGCGCGTACGGAGACGGGGGGCCGAGCGCATCTGGACGTGGAGACGGGTGGCCGGGCCCGGGAGGTCGAGGCCGAGGTCAGCGACCGCGGCGAGCGCGTGATGGAGTGGCTCACCACGAGCGCCCCGGAGCTGACGGGTTCCTTCTCGGTCCAGCCGATCGACCAGAACCACACCCGGATCCAGGCACGGCTGGAGTACGACCCGAGCACGGTCCGGGACAGCTTCGGCGGACCGAAGGGCTTCGCCCAGACGAACGCCATAGAACGGCTCGTCCGCAGCGATCTGGAGCACTTCAAGGAGTACCTGGAACGCGGCTGA
- the miaB gene encoding tRNA (N6-isopentenyl adenosine(37)-C2)-methylthiotransferase MiaB, which yields MTSSIDRSQPVDVKRTYEVRTYGCQMNVHDSERLAGLLEEAGYVRAPEGADGDADVVVFNTCAVRENADNRLYGNLGRLAPKKASRPGMQIAVGGCLAQKDRDTIVKKAPWVDVVFGTHNIGKLPVLLERARVQEEAQVEIAESLEAFPSTLPTRRESAYAAWVSISVGCNNTCTFCIVPALRGKEKDRRPGDILAEAEALVAEGVSEITLLGQNVNAYGSDIGDREAFSKLLRACGNIEGLERVRFTSPHPRDFTDDVIAAMAETPNAMPQLHMPLQSGSDTVLKAMRRSYRQERYLGIIEKVRAAIPHAAITTDIIVGFPGETEEDFEQTLHVVREARFAQAFTFQYSKRPGTPAATMENQIPKEVVQARYERLVALQEDISWEENKKQVGRTLELMVAEGEGRKDGATHRLSGRAPDNRLVHFTKPEQEVRPGDVVTVEVTYAAPHHLLAEGPVLGVRRTRAGDAWEKRTTAESAKPAGVLLGLPKIGVPEPLPAVATGCGCD from the coding sequence ATGACCAGCAGCATCGACCGGAGCCAGCCCGTGGACGTGAAGCGAACCTATGAGGTGCGCACCTACGGGTGCCAGATGAACGTCCACGATTCCGAGCGCCTGGCCGGGCTGCTCGAAGAGGCCGGGTACGTGCGGGCGCCCGAGGGGGCGGACGGGGACGCCGACGTGGTCGTGTTCAACACCTGCGCCGTACGGGAGAACGCCGACAACCGGCTGTACGGCAACCTCGGCCGGCTCGCGCCGAAGAAGGCCTCGCGGCCCGGTATGCAGATCGCGGTCGGCGGCTGTCTCGCGCAGAAGGACCGCGACACCATCGTCAAGAAGGCGCCCTGGGTAGACGTCGTCTTCGGTACGCACAACATCGGCAAGCTGCCGGTCCTGCTGGAGCGCGCCCGCGTGCAGGAGGAGGCGCAGGTCGAGATCGCCGAGTCGCTGGAGGCGTTCCCCTCCACGCTGCCGACCCGGCGCGAGAGCGCCTACGCGGCCTGGGTGTCGATCTCGGTCGGCTGCAACAACACCTGCACCTTCTGCATCGTCCCGGCCCTGCGCGGCAAGGAGAAGGACCGCCGGCCCGGCGACATCCTCGCCGAGGCCGAGGCGCTGGTCGCCGAGGGCGTCTCCGAGATCACGCTGCTCGGCCAGAACGTCAACGCCTACGGCTCCGACATCGGCGACCGCGAGGCCTTCAGCAAGCTGCTGCGCGCCTGCGGGAACATCGAGGGCCTGGAGCGGGTGCGGTTCACGTCCCCGCACCCCCGTGACTTCACCGACGACGTCATCGCCGCCATGGCCGAGACCCCGAACGCGATGCCGCAGCTGCACATGCCGCTGCAGTCCGGTTCGGACACCGTGCTGAAGGCGATGCGCCGCTCCTACCGGCAGGAGCGCTACCTCGGGATCATCGAGAAGGTCCGGGCCGCCATCCCGCACGCCGCGATCACCACCGACATCATCGTGGGCTTCCCGGGAGAGACGGAAGAGGACTTCGAGCAGACCCTGCACGTCGTCCGCGAGGCGCGCTTCGCCCAGGCCTTCACCTTCCAGTACTCCAAGCGCCCGGGCACTCCGGCCGCGACCATGGAGAACCAGATCCCCAAGGAGGTCGTACAGGCGCGCTACGAGCGGCTCGTCGCCCTCCAGGAGGACATCTCCTGGGAGGAGAACAAGAAGCAGGTCGGCCGCACGCTGGAGCTGATGGTCGCCGAGGGCGAGGGCCGCAAGGACGGTGCCACGCACCGGCTCTCCGGCCGCGCCCCCGACAACCGGCTCGTCCACTTCACCAAGCCGGAGCAGGAGGTCCGCCCCGGTGACGTGGTCACCGTCGAGGTGACCTATGCCGCCCCGCACCACCTCCTCGCCGAGGGCCCCGTCCTCGGCGTGCGCCGCACGCGCGCGGGGGACGCCTGGGAGAAGCGCACCACCGCCGAGTCCGCCAAGCCGGCGGGTGTGCTGCTGGGCCTGCCGAAGATCGGCGTCCCGGAGCCGCTGCCGGCCGTGGCCACCGGCTGCGGCTGCGACTGA
- a CDS encoding class III extradiol dioxygenase subunit B-like domain-containing protein — MLVSAAVCPCPPLLVPEVAAGAAPEMDAARAACSDALGVLAAARPDLLVVVGPAEQSGRGSFPQGTRGSFRGFGVDLDVRLGPATDNSGERELPPSLAVGAWLLERTGWADAPIEGLGIGEALAPERCNDVGREIGARAGRVALLVMGDASACRTVKAPGYLDERAAPFDAEVARALGATDLPAIRALDPGLAHELKASGRAPWQVLAGAAENTALSGSLLYEAAPYGVGYVVAAWS, encoded by the coding sequence ATGCTTGTCTCCGCCGCTGTCTGCCCCTGCCCTCCGCTGCTCGTGCCCGAGGTCGCCGCGGGCGCCGCGCCCGAAATGGACGCCGCGCGCGCGGCGTGCTCGGACGCGCTCGGCGTGCTCGCGGCCGCCCGCCCGGACCTCCTGGTGGTGGTCGGGCCCGCCGAGCAGAGCGGGCGCGGATCGTTTCCGCAGGGCACCCGGGGATCCTTCCGCGGGTTCGGGGTCGACCTCGACGTACGCCTCGGGCCCGCGACCGACAACTCGGGCGAGCGCGAGCTGCCGCCCTCGCTCGCCGTGGGTGCGTGGCTGCTGGAGCGGACCGGCTGGGCGGATGCCCCGATCGAGGGACTCGGGATCGGGGAAGCGCTCGCGCCCGAGCGGTGCAACGACGTCGGACGGGAGATCGGCGCGCGGGCCGGGCGGGTGGCGCTGCTCGTGATGGGAGACGCCAGCGCGTGCCGCACGGTCAAGGCGCCGGGCTACCTGGACGAGCGGGCGGCGCCCTTCGACGCGGAGGTCGCACGGGCGCTCGGCGCGACGGACCTGCCGGCCATCCGTGCGCTGGACCCCGGGCTGGCCCACGAACTGAAGGCCTCCGGCCGGGCCCCCTGGCAGGTCCTGGCCGGCGCCGCCGAGAACACGGCCCTCAGCGGCTCACTGCTGTACGAGGCCGCGCCCTACGGCGTGGGGTACGTGGTGGCCGCCTGGTCGTAG
- a CDS encoding antitoxin yields MGLLDNMKAKLGPAKDKVSDLARQHGDKVQHGIDKAAKAVDERTKGKYSDKIQAGTGKAKEAMDRLAHKEGPGPDAATGDPTTPTRPEGPPPAS; encoded by the coding sequence ATGGGTCTGTTGGACAACATGAAGGCCAAGCTCGGCCCGGCCAAGGACAAGGTGTCGGACCTCGCGCGGCAGCACGGGGACAAGGTCCAGCACGGCATCGACAAGGCCGCGAAGGCCGTGGACGAGCGGACCAAGGGCAAGTACAGCGACAAGATCCAGGCGGGGACCGGAAAGGCCAAGGAGGCGATGGACCGCCTCGCGCACAAGGAAGGTCCTGGCCCGGACGCGGCCACCGGCGACCCGACGACCCCCACCAGGCCGGAGGGCCCGCCACCGGCTTCCTGA